One region of Patescibacteria group bacterium genomic DNA includes:
- the ruvB gene encoding Holliday junction branch migration DNA helicase RuvB, with amino-acid sequence MSSGKRVHNNPPQKDLREDAYLDAALRPEAWGDYIGQDGVKRNLALMMKAAQERKEPIDHILFYGPAGLGKTTLAGLVARQMGGHLRVTSGPVLSKAGDMAAILSTLEEGDVLFIDEAHRINRAIEEMLYPAMESGVLHVVVGKGPGARMLSLSLPRFTLVAATTRVNLLSSPLRTRFGGMFHLDYYSLDDIRAIIERSAKILDVALADEAIDLVAHASRFTPRIANRLLKRVRDFCQVQRLERADVAIARAVLDMFAIDDQGLEEHDRNLLRAIIERFSGGPVGVNALASALGDDRDVIEEVYEPYLVKMGFITRTPSGRMATELAYEHLRIPHAR; translated from the coding sequence ATGTCAAGTGGAAAACGTGTGCATAACAATCCTCCCCAGAAAGATCTGCGTGAAGACGCCTATTTAGACGCTGCTTTGCGTCCCGAAGCATGGGGGGACTATATTGGTCAGGATGGCGTTAAACGGAACTTGGCGTTGATGATGAAGGCGGCACAAGAACGCAAAGAACCGATAGATCATATACTTTTTTATGGACCAGCGGGGCTCGGGAAGACGACATTGGCTGGATTGGTTGCTCGTCAGATGGGCGGACACTTGCGGGTGACCTCGGGTCCGGTCCTGAGTAAGGCCGGAGACATGGCCGCCATCCTATCCACCTTGGAGGAAGGGGATGTTTTATTTATTGACGAAGCACATCGCATCAACCGCGCTATTGAGGAGATGTTATACCCAGCCATGGAATCGGGGGTTCTACATGTGGTGGTAGGCAAGGGTCCGGGCGCGCGCATGCTGTCCTTGTCGCTTCCTCGCTTTACGTTGGTCGCGGCGACCACGCGAGTTAATCTGCTTTCGTCGCCATTACGCACTCGCTTTGGCGGCATGTTCCATTTGGATTATTACTCGCTTGATGATATCCGCGCGATTATCGAGCGGTCGGCAAAAATTTTAGATGTGGCGCTTGCCGATGAGGCGATTGATTTAGTCGCGCATGCATCCCGATTCACCCCACGTATCGCCAACCGCTTACTCAAGCGTGTTCGTGATTTTTGCCAAGTTCAGCGCCTTGAACGTGCCGATGTGGCTATCGCCCGCGCGGTGCTAGATATGTTTGCTATTGATGATCAGGGACTAGAAGAACACGATCGGAATTTGTTGCGCGCAATCATCGAGCGGTTTTCCGGGGGTCCGGTTGGCGTCAACGCATTGGCGTCAGCATTAGGGGATGATCGAGACGTTATAGAAGAGGTCTATGAACCCTATTTAGTTAAAATGGGATTTATAACCCGTACGCCATCGGGGCGCATGGCAACCGAGTTGGCTTATGAGCACCTGCGTATTCCCCACGCGCGGTAG
- a CDS encoding DUF5671 domain-containing protein: MTDNNTQYKQESTTLHESPAGSERKNPALHFFLYLVWFLSLGFVASGVGAILFQIINKYFSDTLSGAYGALVSQGVAVYGVASLVVAAPVYFIVGHLVHAYLRSGAIDEMSRVRKWITYIILFIAAGTIIGDLIALMVNVLNGDIVWRFALKALVILLIAGAIFGYYFWEIRRSPTTGAGKRENKAMGGIAIGVVALVFGAAFLVVDSPVVARDKRADEQTLSWAQQTDSAVRDFYSRHDQLPATLADVKSDPLAFFASAGSIGYEKTASTSYQLCADFVRSTLGESDPYSNPEAPTWEHPIGHYCFDRTVEQPYAKGAPLTVPVAR; the protein is encoded by the coding sequence CTCCTGCGGGATCGGAGCGAAAAAATCCAGCTCTGCACTTCTTTTTATATCTGGTCTGGTTCTTATCGCTGGGCTTTGTGGCCAGCGGTGTGGGCGCGATCCTTTTCCAGATCATTAATAAATATTTTTCTGATACTTTGAGCGGAGCCTATGGTGCGTTGGTCAGCCAGGGTGTGGCGGTATACGGCGTCGCATCGCTTGTCGTCGCCGCACCGGTATATTTTATCGTCGGCCATCTTGTCCATGCCTATCTGCGGAGTGGGGCGATTGATGAAATGTCGCGGGTGCGTAAATGGATTACCTATATTATTCTTTTTATTGCGGCTGGCACCATTATTGGTGATTTAATCGCTTTAATGGTCAATGTCCTTAATGGTGATATTGTGTGGCGGTTTGCGCTCAAGGCGTTGGTTATTCTGCTGATCGCCGGTGCGATATTCGGATATTATTTTTGGGAGATCCGCCGTTCACCAACCACGGGAGCGGGGAAGCGTGAAAATAAAGCAATGGGAGGCATTGCGATAGGGGTGGTGGCTCTTGTTTTTGGCGCGGCGTTTCTGGTGGTTGACTCTCCGGTGGTTGCGCGCGACAAGCGGGCGGATGAGCAAACGCTTTCGTGGGCGCAACAAACCGACAGTGCAGTACGAGATTTTTATAGTCGACACGACCAACTTCCCGCAACGCTCGCTGACGTTAAAAGCGATCCGTTGGCGTTCTTTGCATCGGCTGGATCAATCGGATACGAAAAAACCGCGAGTACCTCGTATCAGCTCTGTGCGGATTTTGTCCGGAGCACGCTGGGAGAGAGCGATCCATATTCAAATCCCGAGGCACCGACATGGGAACATCCGATCGGTCATTATTGTTTCGATCGTACGGTTGAGCAGCCGTATGCGAAGGGAGCCCCGCTCACCGTTCCGGTTGCACGATAA